From one Brevinematales bacterium genomic stretch:
- a CDS encoding TetR/AcrR family transcriptional regulator, with translation MPETLDDSILIPTKERLFLRAAELFSKDGYNGVSVRDICRAVGIKESSFYNHYPSKDALLVEVYRRFADGMNAGTPSEDMIDARVRAADPVEFWLSSSKQYYRDSVSTLEGLLWRIISMEQYRDPRAGEAILQETGRTFRMGTLIFSKMIEHKKIPRHDPELLAHEFFYSGRAIHLEYLVLSAYGWDTSEVEKRSEEHIRFFINKIILMEA, from the coding sequence TTGCCGGAAACTTTAGACGATTCGATCCTGATCCCCACTAAGGAACGTCTGTTCCTGCGCGCCGCCGAACTGTTCTCGAAGGACGGATATAACGGCGTTTCGGTCAGGGACATCTGCCGCGCGGTCGGCATCAAGGAAAGCTCATTCTATAATCATTACCCCTCCAAAGACGCCCTGCTTGTCGAGGTCTACCGCCGGTTCGCCGACGGAATGAACGCCGGTACGCCGTCAGAGGACATGATCGACGCGCGCGTCCGTGCGGCCGATCCCGTCGAGTTCTGGCTGTCAAGCAGTAAGCAGTACTATCGCGACTCGGTCTCGACCCTCGAAGGCCTGCTCTGGAGAATTATTTCGATGGAGCAGTATCGCGACCCGCGCGCGGGCGAGGCGATTTTACAGGAAACCGGGCGAACCTTCCGTATGGGAACGCTGATATTTTCAAAAATGATCGAGCATAAAAAAATCCCGCGTCACGACCCGGAGCTTCTCGCGCATGAATTTTTCTATTCCGGGCGCGCGATCCATCTCGAGTACCTCGTACTTTCCGCTTACGGATGGGATACCTCGGAGGTCGAAAAGCGCTCTGAGGAGCATATCCGCTTCTTTATCAATAAAATAATCCTTATGGAGGCCTAG